One Phaseolus vulgaris cultivar G19833 chromosome 2, P. vulgaris v2.0, whole genome shotgun sequence DNA window includes the following coding sequences:
- the LOC137811449 gene encoding protein SGT1 homolog A-like isoform X1 produces MAKELEKKAKEAFFDDDFSLAVDFYSEAVQLDPNDAHLFADRAQAYIKLNAFTEAVSDANKAIQLNPSLSKAYLRKGTACMKLEEYHTAKVALQNGAAFAQDDSRFSKLIQECDRYISEESNGLISTESSDGSHLSNTNDGVTKEAEGDSLVSQINEVTINAPTPKYRHEYYQKPEEVVVTIFAKGISTKDLVVDFGEQILSVTIDVPGQDAYHFQPRLFGKIIPNSCRFVVLSTKIEIRLAKAEAINWTSLEYSKDALPPKINMPIVQSERPSYPSSKPRAKDWDKLEAEVKKEEKEEKLDGDAALNKLFRDIYQNADEDMRRAMSKSFLESNGTVLSTDWKEVGSKKVEGSPPDGMELKKWEY; encoded by the exons ATGGCGAAGGAGCTTGAGAAGAAGGCGAAGGAAGCATTCTTCGACGACGACTTCTCTCTCGCCGTCGATTTCTACTCCGAAGCCGTACAACTAGATCCAAACGACGCTCATCTCTTCGCCGACAGAGCACAAGCCTATATTAAGCTCAACGCTTTCACTG AAGCAGTTTCCGATGCCAACAAAGCCATCCAGTTGAACCCTTCCTTGTCCAAGGCCTATCTTCGTAAAGG GACCGCTTGTATGAAACTGGAAGAATATCACACTGCCAAGGTAGCGCTTCAAAACGGTGCCGCTTTTGCGCAAGACGATTCAAGATTCTCCAAGTTGATTCAAGAATGTGATCGCTATATTTCAG AGGAATCAAATGGTCTTATTAGCACCGAATCGTCGGATGGTTCCCACTTGAGCAATACAAATGACGGGGTGACTAAAGAAGCTGAAGGAGACAGTTTGGTATCCCAAATCAATGAAGTCACAATAAACGCACCAACACCAAAATACAG ACATGAATACTACCAAAAGCCAGAAGAAGTGGTTGTGACAATATTTGCAAAAGGAATATCTACAAAAGATTTGGTTGTTGACTTCGGTGAACAGATT CTTAGTGTAACCATTGATGTTCCTGGCCAAGATGCCTATCATTTCCAACCTCGATTGTTTGGGAAG ATAATACCCAACAGCTGCAGATTTGTGGTATTGTCAACCAAAATTGAAATTCGTCTAGCAAAAGCTGAAGCTATTAATTGGACATCTCTGGAATATAGCAAGGATGCACTACCCCCTAAAATAAACATGCCTATCG TTCAATCTGAAAGGCCTTCGTACCCATCATCAAAACCAAGGGCAAAAGATTGGGATAAGTTGGAAGCTGAAGTGAAAAAAGAG gaaaaagaagaaaagctTGATGGTGATGCTGCTTTGAATAAATTGTTCCGTGACATTTACCAAAATGCAGATGAGGACATGAGGAGAGCAATGAGCAAGTCTTTC TTGGAGTCAAATGGAACAGTGCTATCAACTGATTGGAAAGAAGTGGGATCAAAGAAGGTGGAAGGCAGTCCTCCAGACGGCATGGAGCTGAAAAAATGGGAGTATTAA
- the LOC137809366 gene encoding uncharacterized protein: MTLYTVDQTVWCKVFPTSLKEGPLGWFTELPPNSVDSFEMLETKFTQYATSRPHCTSSMSLLHVRQERGESLRTFMDRFSRVCMGIRNLNPKIAMHHLISAILPGRFTDSLIKRPPHNMDELRTIATKFMQIEEHINYHRKTLVENMERSRDVCIHPKTNERGPRFQNKGPRFHNYTPLTVPRGKILDEALQTDLIPTLKQAQTPLNADTAKRCQYHRNYGHSTEGCQALKDKIEELVQAGHLRKFVKTVAPTPRSPQRDEDFTKDRARSGRRDDRNDRNRTSRRRRSESPVRWTRPRSESPDRRSRTKQKVREVINTIAGPVSLGAPPQEINYIAGGFAGGGCSNSVRKRHLRAIQSVHSASLHRRPHIPPITFTDADFTAIDPAQDDPMVITMEIDKFAIAKVLVDQGSLVDILYWETFKKMNISESEIQPYDEQIVGFSGERVDTRGYIDLFTTFGDDYLSKTINIRYLLVNANTSYNILLGCPSINRLKAIVSTPHLAMKFPFVNGDIATVHVDQKTARECYVASLKVEPTRRLYKTMANRSPNRRGRSPERHPRRMSSRRHLVALVDLDPRLDDPRMEVDEDLQPIFLRDKDRKTYMGTSLNPNDRDLINRTLMKNVDLFAWTAADMPGVKPDVITHRLSVYKEARPISQKKRKLGEERRKAAREETEKLVQAGFIQKAHYTTWLANVVMVKKANEKWRMCVDYTDLNKACPKDSYPLLTIDRLVDGAAGHQILSFLDAYSGYNQIQMHPKDKEKIAFQTDSDNFYYEVMPFGLKNVGATYQRLMDHVFHDMIGRNVEVYVDDIVVKSNSCDQHISDLKEVFQALRKYHMRLNPEKCAFGVEGGKFLGFMLTHRDIEANPEKCKVIAEMRSPSSLKEIQ, from the coding sequence ATGACGTTGTACACTGTGGATCAGACGGTATGGTGTAAGGTATTTCCCACTTCACTCAAAGAAGGACCTCTCGGATGGTTTACCGAACTCCCACCAAACTCCGTGGACAGCTTTGAAATGTTGGAGACAAAATTTACTCAATACGCCACCAGCAGGCCCCATTGCACgtcctccatgtctctcctCCACGTTAGACAAGAAAGGGGAGAGTCATTAAGAACCTTCATGGATAGGTTCAGCAGGGTGTGTATGGGGATCAGGAACTTAAACCCTAAGATTGCAATGCATCACCTGATCTCGGCCATACTCCCAGGCCGATTCACCGATAGCTTGATAAAGCGACCGCCGCACAATATGGATGAATTAAGGACCATAGCCACCAAATTCATGCAGATAGAAGAGCACATAAACTATCACAGGAAGACACTAGTGGAAAATATGGAGAGAAGTAGAGACGTCTGCATCCATCCGAAGACGAACGAACGAGGGCCTCGTTTCCAGAACAAAGGTCCCCGTTTCCATAACTACACCCCGCTGACTGTACCTAGAGGGAAGATACTGGACGAAGCCTTACAAACTGACTTAATCCCGACGTTAAAGCAAGCACAAACACCTCTCAACGCTGATACAGCTAAGCGTTGTCAGTATCACCGTAATTACGGCCATTCAACCGAAGGCTGTCAAGCGTTGAAAGATAAGATAGAAGAACTTGTCCAAGCCGGCCACCTCCGCAAGTTTGTGAAAACAGTGGCACCTACACCGCGGTCACCCCAACGTGATGAGGACTTCACTAAGGACAGAGCACGATCTGGGCGACGAGACGACCGAAATGATCGAAACCGCACGAGCCGAAGAAGAAGGAGTGAAAGTCCGGTCAGATGGACAAGGCCTCGAAGTGAAAGCCCAGATCGCAGAAGCCGAACTAAACAGAAAGTTCGGGAAGTCATTAACACAATTGCTGGACCTGTGTCGCTCGGCGCTCCTCCTCAAGAGATCAATTACATTGCGGGCGGATTCGCAGGAGGAGGATGTTCTAATTCAGTCAGGAAGAGACATTTAAGGGCGATTCAGTCCGTTCATTCAGCATCCCTACATCGCCGACCGCATATCCCACCTATCACCTTCACGGACGCTGACTTCACCGCAATTGATCCCGCTCAGGATGACCCCATGGTCATTACGATGGAAATAGATAAGTTCGCAATTGCTAAAGtccttgtcgaccaaggaagcttgGTCGACATCTTGTACTGGGAAACCTTTAAGAAAATGAACATTTCAGAATCAGAGATACAGCCTTACGACGAACAGATAGTCGGGTTTTCAGGGGAACGTGTAGATACTAGAGGGTATATTGACCTATTCACCACTTTTGGTGATGATTATCTCAGCAAAACCATCAATATCCGATACTTGTTGGTCAATGCTAATACGTCCTACAATATACTCCTCGGTTGTCCCTCCATAAACAGGTTAAAGGCTATCGTTTCCACTCCTCATTTGGCTATGAAGTTTCCTTTCGTGAATGGAGACATTGCAACGGTGCACGTAGACCAGAAGACAGCACGAGAATGCTACGTAGCCAGTCTGAAAGTCGAGCCGACCCGACGATTATATAAGACAATGGCCAATCGCTCCCCAAACAGAAGAGGTCGGTCGCCAGAGAGGCACCCCAGAAGAATGAGCTCCCGAAGGCACTTGGTGGCCCTTGTGGACCTAGATCCTCGATTGGACGACCCTCGTATGGAGGTAGACGAGGACTTACAGCCTATATTCCTCCGCGATAAAGACCGCAAAACTTACATGGGCACTTCCCTCAATCCGAACGACCGAGATTTGATCAATAGAACATTGATGAAGAACGTTGACCTATTCGCCTGGACTGCTGCAGATATGCCCGGGGTGAAACCCGATGTTATTACTCATCGTCTATCCGTGTACAAAGAAGCTAGGCCGATCTCCCAGAAGAAAAGGAAGTTGGGGGAGGAACGACGTAAAGCCGCCCGAGAGGAAACCGAAAAGCTTGTACAAGCTGGCTTTATTCAAAAGGCCCATTACACCACCTGGTTAGCCAATGTGGTAATGGTTAAAAAGGCAAATGAAAAGTGGCGAATGTGTGTCGACTACACGGACCTTAACAAAGCTTGTCCGAAAGATTCGTACCCCTTGCTGACTATCGATCGACTGGTAGACGGAGCGGCCGGCCATCAGATACTCAGCTTTTTAGACGCATATTCCGGCTATAATCAAATCCAGATGCACCCGAAAGACAAGGAGAAAATAGCCTTTCAGACAGACTCTGACAATTTTTATTATGAGGTTATGCCGTTCGGCCTGAAAAACGTTGGAGCCACTTACCAGCGCTTGATGGACCATGTCTTCCATGACATGATCGGACGAAATGTTGAagtgtatgtggatgatatcgTGGTTAAGTCGAACTCCTGTGACCAAcacatttcagatttgaaagAAGTCTTTCAAGCTTTGCGCAAATACCATATGCGTCTAAATCCTGAGAAGTGCGCGTTCGGAGTAGAAGGAGGAAAATTCTTAGGATTCATGCTCACT
- the LOC137811449 gene encoding protein SGT1 homolog A-like isoform X2 encodes MAKELEKKAKEAFFDDDFSLAVDFYSEAVQLDPNDAHLFADRAQAYIKLNAFTEAVSDANKAIQLNPSLSKAYLRKGTACMKLEEYHTAKVALQNGAAFAQDDSRFSKLIQECDRYISEESNGLISTESSDGSHLSNTNDGVTKEAEGDSLVSQINEVTINAPTPKYRHEYYQKPEEVVVTIFAKGISTKDLVVDFGEQILSVTIDVPGQDAYHFQPRLFGKIIPNSCRFVVLSTKIEIRLAKAEAINWTSLEYSKDALPPKINMPIVQSERPSYPSSKPRAKDWDKLEAEVKKELLCSFTDVDYLEDIEIACFNSLPA; translated from the exons ATGGCGAAGGAGCTTGAGAAGAAGGCGAAGGAAGCATTCTTCGACGACGACTTCTCTCTCGCCGTCGATTTCTACTCCGAAGCCGTACAACTAGATCCAAACGACGCTCATCTCTTCGCCGACAGAGCACAAGCCTATATTAAGCTCAACGCTTTCACTG AAGCAGTTTCCGATGCCAACAAAGCCATCCAGTTGAACCCTTCCTTGTCCAAGGCCTATCTTCGTAAAGG GACCGCTTGTATGAAACTGGAAGAATATCACACTGCCAAGGTAGCGCTTCAAAACGGTGCCGCTTTTGCGCAAGACGATTCAAGATTCTCCAAGTTGATTCAAGAATGTGATCGCTATATTTCAG AGGAATCAAATGGTCTTATTAGCACCGAATCGTCGGATGGTTCCCACTTGAGCAATACAAATGACGGGGTGACTAAAGAAGCTGAAGGAGACAGTTTGGTATCCCAAATCAATGAAGTCACAATAAACGCACCAACACCAAAATACAG ACATGAATACTACCAAAAGCCAGAAGAAGTGGTTGTGACAATATTTGCAAAAGGAATATCTACAAAAGATTTGGTTGTTGACTTCGGTGAACAGATT CTTAGTGTAACCATTGATGTTCCTGGCCAAGATGCCTATCATTTCCAACCTCGATTGTTTGGGAAG ATAATACCCAACAGCTGCAGATTTGTGGTATTGTCAACCAAAATTGAAATTCGTCTAGCAAAAGCTGAAGCTATTAATTGGACATCTCTGGAATATAGCAAGGATGCACTACCCCCTAAAATAAACATGCCTATCG TTCAATCTGAAAGGCCTTCGTACCCATCATCAAAACCAAGGGCAAAAGATTGGGATAAGTTGGAAGCTGAAGTGAAAAAAGAG TTGTTGTGTAGTTTTACTGATGTGGATTACCTTGAAGACATTGAAATCGCGTGTTTCAATTCCTTACCAGCATGA